In one window of Candidatus Paceibacterota bacterium DNA:
- the tig gene encoding trigger factor, translating into MDVDIEDLSGSKVKINLRLSGEEFSPYLVRAAKELSKTINIPGFRPGKAPQKIIEEKIGKGKITEEAAKIALNENFPKIVSEKKIKILGPPQAKIDFPKIEETGEFKADIETAVFPEVKLDNWRRIAREEKLKEIKIEQKEIEDALSWLQKSRAKRIRKFKPAAKGDEVTIDYKIRSEGVRVENGDIKDQKIIIGEGKLIPDFEKNLLGLSEGEEKNFSVMCPSNFWKKELRGKNLDFKVKLKEIFRIELPELNDDFVKSLGDFKDKKSLKDNIKEGIKAEKEAAEEKRWQGAVLDKIAKNSQIEVPEILVKEQRDRMLDDLKKTVEEQMGLPFNTYLSQVKKTEEDLKKEFIPEAKKRVKIFLCIYDIAERENIMVQDEEVEKEIEETEKKYPQLLGDIKNKQSEEDFRNFIREKILEKKVMNLLKEARG; encoded by the coding sequence ATGGATGTTGATATTGAAGATCTTTCGGGGTCAAAAGTGAAAATTAACTTAAGACTATCGGGCGAGGAATTCTCGCCTTATTTAGTTAGGGCAGCTAAAGAATTATCCAAAACAATAAATATTCCTGGTTTCAGGCCCGGGAAAGCGCCACAAAAAATTATAGAAGAAAAAATCGGCAAAGGTAAAATTACAGAAGAAGCTGCGAAAATTGCTTTAAATGAAAATTTCCCCAAAATTGTTAGCGAGAAAAAAATAAAAATTTTAGGTCCTCCACAAGCAAAAATTGATTTTCCAAAAATAGAAGAAACAGGCGAGTTTAAAGCAGATATTGAAACTGCGGTCTTTCCTGAAGTTAAATTAGACAATTGGAGGAGGATTGCAAGGGAAGAAAAATTAAAAGAAATAAAAATAGAACAAAAAGAAATAGAAGACGCTTTATCTTGGCTGCAGAAATCAAGAGCAAAACGCATAAGAAAATTCAAACCAGCAGCAAAGGGGGATGAGGTGACAATAGATTATAAAATAAGAAGTGAAGGGGTAAGGGTTGAGAATGGAGATATAAAAGACCAAAAAATTATTATTGGCGAAGGAAAGCTTATTCCTGATTTTGAGAAAAACCTTCTTGGTTTGTCAGAGGGCGAGGAGAAAAATTTTTCTGTAATGTGCCCTTCAAATTTTTGGAAAAAAGAATTAAGAGGAAAGAATCTTGATTTTAAAGTTAAATTAAAAGAGATATTCAGAATAGAACTTCCAGAATTAAATGATGATTTTGTAAAATCTCTTGGTGATTTCAAAGATAAAAAATCTTTAAAAGACAATATAAAAGAAGGAATTAAAGCTGAGAAAGAAGCTGCGGAAGAGAAAAGATGGCAGGGTGCAGTTCTTGATAAAATTGCCAAAAATTCTCAAATTGAGGTTCCTGAAATTTTAGTAAAAGAGCAAAGGGATAGAATGCTTGATGATCTTAAAAAAACAGTAGAGGAACAAATGGGGCTTCCCTTTAATACTTATCTTTCGCAGGTTAAAAAAACAGAAGAAGATCTCAAGAAAGAATTTATTCCAGAAGCTAAAAAAAGAGTAAAGATTTTTCTTTGTATATATGATATAGCCGAGAGAGAAAATATAATGGTTCAAGACGAAGAAGTAGAAAAAGAAATAGAAGAGACCGAAAAAAAATATCCTCAGCTTTTGGGCGACATAAAGAATAAACAAAGCGAGGAAGATTTTAGAAACTTTATAAGAGAAAAAATTTTAGAAAAAAAGGTAATGAATTTACTCAAAGAGGCTCGAGGTTAA